Proteins from a genomic interval of Moorena sp. SIOASIH:
- a CDS encoding UDP-3-O-acyl-N-acetylglucosamine deacetylase: MSSVYYTLAGMFERSGVGLHSGISTNVRVLPAAAGEGRYFVRVDLPGKPVIPANIDAVSGTTLSTELSTSTQYGNATVRTVEHLLAALAGSGVDNAQIEIDGPEVPLLDGSAKVWLEAIQEVGVVAAGVRGIEGKAYESFTPGQVRATLTPPHLLTPSGTTPIPFVLNEPVSVYHGDAFVTALPAPKTRFTYGIDFALPAIGKQWYSWTPEQDNFADAIAPARTFGLADQIDQLRDRGLIKGGSLENALVCGQHGWVNPPLRFSNEPVRHKLLDLVGDLSLLGRFPVAHILAYKASHHLHVQLAKKLAEPMGCKLNTQKVEALKISKQTCNP; encoded by the coding sequence ATGTCTTCAGTATATTACACCTTGGCTGGTATGTTTGAACGCTCTGGTGTCGGACTGCACAGCGGTATTTCAACCAACGTAAGGGTACTACCAGCAGCTGCTGGAGAAGGGCGATATTTTGTGCGGGTTGACCTACCAGGTAAACCCGTTATTCCAGCAAACATAGATGCAGTTTCAGGTACCACACTGTCTACGGAACTCTCCACATCAACCCAGTATGGAAACGCTACCGTTCGTACTGTGGAACACCTTTTAGCTGCACTGGCTGGTAGTGGTGTGGATAATGCTCAGATTGAGATTGATGGTCCAGAAGTGCCTCTTTTAGATGGTTCGGCGAAGGTGTGGCTGGAAGCCATCCAGGAGGTGGGAGTAGTAGCAGCAGGGGTTCGAGGAATCGAGGGAAAAGCATACGAGAGTTTTACCCCCGGACAAGTTCGAGCTACCTTAACACCCCCTCACCTCCTAACTCCCTCAGGAACAACACCTATCCCTTTTGTATTAAACGAGCCAGTCTCGGTTTATCACGGAGATGCCTTTGTAACGGCTCTACCAGCACCCAAAACTCGATTTACCTATGGCATTGACTTTGCGTTACCAGCTATTGGTAAACAATGGTATAGTTGGACTCCAGAACAGGACAATTTTGCTGATGCGATCGCACCAGCTCGTACCTTTGGCTTGGCTGATCAAATTGACCAGCTGCGCGATCGCGGTTTAATTAAAGGTGGTAGCTTGGAGAATGCTCTGGTTTGTGGTCAACACGGATGGGTTAATCCCCCCTTACGATTTTCAAATGAGCCAGTGCGTCATAAACTTTTAGACTTAGTAGGGGATTTGAGTTTATTAGGACGTTTTCCTGTCGCTCACATCCTCGCCTATAAAGCTAGCCACCATCTTCATGTCCAACTTGCCAAAAAGCTGGCTGAACCCATGGGTTGCAAGTTAAACACACAGAAGGTTGAAGCTTTAAAAATTAGTAAACAAACCTGCAATCCGTAA
- a CDS encoding Uma2 family endonuclease, whose amino-acid sequence MNTLPINIPPSLRVTDEQFEQLASANRDLRLERSATGKLIVMPPTGGNTGKRNIDIEGQLWLWNRHTKLGVTFNSSTAFRLPNGAIRSPDAAWVSQKRWNALTPEQQETFPPLCPDFVLELRSKSDNMEPLRQKMQEYIDNQLRLGWLIDPNHKTVEIYRLNQPVEVLKSPKTLSGEDVLPGFVLDLEFVWN is encoded by the coding sequence ATGAATACCCTTCCAATCAACATTCCTCCCAGCCTCAGAGTTACTGACGAGCAGTTTGAACAACTTGCTAGTGCTAATCGAGACTTACGCTTAGAACGTAGTGCTACAGGAAAATTAATTGTCATGCCACCCACTGGGGGGAATACTGGAAAACGCAACATTGATATAGAAGGACAACTTTGGTTATGGAATCGCCACACTAAGCTGGGGGTTACCTTTAACTCCTCTACTGCTTTTCGACTTCCCAATGGGGCAATTCGTTCTCCTGATGCAGCTTGGGTTAGTCAAAAACGATGGAATGCATTAACCCCTGAACAACAAGAAACTTTCCCACCCCTTTGTCCTGATTTTGTGCTGGAGTTGCGTTCAAAGAGTGACAATATGGAACCGTTACGCCAAAAAATGCAGGAGTATATTGATAATCAACTGCGTTTGGGTTGGTTAATTGACCCTAATCATAAGACGGTTGAAATTTATCGACTCAATCAACCTGTAGAAGTCTTAAAATCTCCCAAAACCTTATCGGGAGAAGATGTTTTACCTGGCTTTGTATTAGACTTGGAATTTGTCTGGAATTAG
- the fabZ gene encoding 3-hydroxyacyl-ACP dehydratase FabZ: protein MSTLTDVNTPNNSTGSTQELNDDSSTKTVLTVEDIHKLLPHRYPFALVDRIIDYVPGKRAVGIKNVTFNEPFFQGHFPGRPLMPGVMIVEAMAQVGGIVLTQMPDSPDGLFVFAGIDKVRFRRPVVPGDQLVMTAELLSIKRGRFGKMHSIATVDGKKAAEGELMFSIVD from the coding sequence ATGTCCACACTGACTGACGTTAACACGCCAAATAACTCTACCGGAAGTACTCAGGAGCTCAATGATGACTCATCGACTAAAACAGTTCTAACCGTCGAAGACATTCATAAACTACTCCCCCATCGGTATCCTTTCGCATTAGTTGATCGGATTATTGACTATGTTCCAGGTAAACGAGCTGTAGGTATCAAGAATGTTACCTTCAATGAACCTTTTTTTCAAGGACATTTTCCTGGACGACCCTTGATGCCTGGGGTGATGATTGTGGAAGCTATGGCTCAGGTTGGCGGGATTGTATTAACCCAAATGCCGGATAGTCCTGATGGATTATTCGTATTTGCAGGGATTGACAAAGTTCGTTTTCGGCGTCCCGTAGTGCCAGGAGATCAACTGGTGATGACTGCGGAACTATTATCCATCAAGCGGGGTCGTTTTGGTAAGATGCACTCAATTGCTACTGTTGATGGTAAGAAAGCAGCAGAAGGCGAACTTATGTTCTCTATAGTGGATTAA
- the lpxA gene encoding acyl-ACP--UDP-N-acetylglucosamine O-acyltransferase, with amino-acid sequence MATLIHPTAVIHPGAELHPTVQIGAYAVIEDNVKVGPETTIGAHVVLSGPMEIGARNQIFPGAVLGSEPQDLKYDGAPSWVRIGDNNLIREYVTINRATGAGEATVIGNGNMLMAYSHVAHNCVIEDSVIIANGTAIAGHVYIESQVRISGVLGIHQFVHIGRLAMVGGMSRIDRDVPPYMLVEGNPSRVRSLNLIGLKRAGLTTGEIRQLKNVFRKLYLSGEPFTQALQTMELPPDNPHVEHLHQFLQLSVMEGRRGLIPGRRLKG; translated from the coding sequence TTGGCAACACTTATTCATCCTACTGCTGTTATCCATCCTGGTGCTGAACTACACCCGACAGTTCAGATTGGTGCCTACGCGGTGATCGAAGATAATGTGAAAGTTGGCCCAGAAACAACCATTGGTGCCCATGTGGTTCTTTCTGGACCAATGGAGATCGGAGCCAGGAATCAAATCTTTCCAGGAGCAGTACTGGGTTCGGAACCCCAAGACCTTAAGTATGATGGTGCTCCTAGCTGGGTGAGAATTGGTGATAATAATCTAATTCGAGAGTACGTCACCATTAACCGAGCCACCGGGGCGGGAGAAGCAACCGTAATTGGCAATGGCAATATGCTAATGGCTTATAGTCATGTTGCTCACAATTGCGTGATTGAAGATTCTGTAATTATCGCTAATGGCACTGCTATAGCAGGTCATGTTTATATTGAGTCCCAGGTGAGAATTAGTGGGGTCTTGGGGATTCATCAATTTGTCCACATTGGACGTCTAGCTATGGTGGGTGGGATGAGTCGCATTGACCGAGATGTTCCACCCTATATGCTAGTTGAGGGGAATCCATCCCGAGTGCGATCGCTTAACTTAATCGGTCTTAAACGGGCTGGACTGACAACTGGTGAGATTAGACAGTTAAAAAATGTATTCCGGAAGCTCTATCTTTCAGGAGAACCTTTCACTCAAGCCCTCCAAACCATGGAATTGCCACCAGATAACCCACATGTTGAGCACCTGCATCAGTTTTTGCAGCTGTCTGTAATGGAAGGTCGCAGGGGTTTGATTCCTGGTCGTCGCTTAAAAGGGTAA
- a CDS encoding BamA/TamA family outer membrane protein yields the protein MRLSPLLAAMIAATASIGLSKPTRGETVQSLPDAPQQDSSGVKTPLQAVPETIVVQAKPTTTSVIHSSENQVAVPTKSVVQSVPTTVSVNDSSATQVAVPTQLVVPVDASATQVALPTQLVVPVDASATQLAVPTQLVVPVDASPAELPSQSPKPPQLSPDSIEGIAQLTPPNGIEQPSQLPEPTQLEPPSTQPPLSPDSIEGITQLTPPNGIDQLSQLPEPTQLEPPSTQPPSDSSEVRVLVAEVLITGAPAQLEDEIYRVIKTRPGRATTRSQLQEDVNAIFATGFFSSVDVQPEDTPLGVRITFIVRANPVLRQVAVKTEPPGEGQRIVNQEKINEIFGEQYGSILNLRDLQEGIKQLNDWYKEEGYDLAQVIDAEQVSPDGTVTLVVAEGVIEAVKVRFLDEDGNPIVDENGNPIPPMTDQEEPVGGNTRPFIITREVELKSGTVFNRKKAQRDLQRVFGLGIFDDVRFSFEPGTDPRQVVIVVDVIEKSSGSIAAGAGLSSASGFFGTISYQQQNLGGNNQTLGGEFQLGTRELLFDLSFTDPWIAGDPFRTSYTINAFRRRSISLVFNGGSGENNIKVPNDDDDGDRPRIVRTGGGVTFRRPLSEDVFKRAEWTASLGLKYQHVAIEDSDGDVRPESTDGELLSFSDSGEDDLTTVQLGAVRDLRNSTTQPTNGSLLRLGMEQSIPIGSGSILMNRLRASYSFYIPVEFTNFTEGPQALAFNIQGGTILGDLPPYEAFIIGGSNSVRGFAEGDLASGRSYLQATAEYRFPIFSVIGGALFVDAGTDLGSAGAVPGEPGEQRDLPGTGLGYGLGVRVQSPLGPIRVDFGLNTEGDSRLHFGIGEKF from the coding sequence ATGCGTTTATCTCCCTTGTTAGCAGCAATGATCGCTGCTACTGCCAGTATTGGTTTATCCAAACCAACCCGTGGGGAAACCGTTCAGTCCCTACCGGATGCACCCCAACAGGATTCCAGTGGCGTAAAAACACCATTACAAGCAGTTCCTGAAACAATTGTTGTGCAGGCAAAACCAACGACTACCTCGGTGATTCACTCTTCTGAGAACCAGGTGGCAGTACCGACCAAAAGTGTTGTGCAGTCTGTGCCTACCACTGTCTCGGTGAACGATTCATCAGCAACCCAGGTGGCAGTACCTACTCAACTAGTGGTTCCGGTAGATGCATCAGCAACCCAGGTGGCATTACCTACTCAACTAGTGGTTCCGGTAGATGCATCAGCAACCCAGTTGGCAGTACCTACTCAACTAGTGGTTCCGGTAGATGCATCACCAGCAGAGTTACCCTCCCAAAGCCCAAAGCCACCCCAACTATCACCGGATAGCATCGAAGGGATTGCTCAACTAACACCTCCGAATGGTATAGAACAACCGTCCCAACTCCCGGAACCCACTCAACTGGAGCCCCCCTCAACTCAACCTCCTTTATCACCGGATAGCATCGAAGGGATTACTCAACTAACACCTCCGAATGGGATAGATCAACTGTCCCAACTCCCGGAACCCACTCAACTGGAACCCCCCTCAACTCAACCTCCTTCTGACTCCTCAGAGGTACGAGTACTGGTAGCAGAAGTCTTGATTACTGGCGCACCTGCCCAACTGGAAGACGAAATTTATCGGGTGATTAAAACCCGACCAGGACGAGCAACCACCCGCTCTCAGCTTCAGGAAGATGTGAATGCTATCTTTGCCACAGGCTTCTTTTCCAGTGTGGATGTGCAGCCAGAAGATACTCCCTTAGGAGTTAGGATTACCTTTATTGTTAGAGCTAACCCAGTACTGCGCCAGGTGGCAGTCAAAACAGAACCCCCAGGGGAAGGGCAACGGATCGTAAACCAGGAAAAAATTAATGAAATCTTTGGTGAGCAATATGGCTCAATCCTGAATCTGCGAGACCTGCAAGAGGGAATCAAACAATTAAACGATTGGTATAAGGAAGAAGGTTATGACCTAGCTCAAGTCATTGATGCTGAGCAAGTCTCACCGGATGGTACAGTCACCTTGGTCGTGGCAGAAGGGGTGATTGAAGCCGTTAAGGTGCGTTTTCTCGATGAAGATGGTAACCCGATTGTGGATGAAAATGGCAACCCAATTCCACCAATGACTGACCAGGAGGAACCGGTTGGAGGTAATACTCGCCCCTTTATTATTACCCGGGAGGTGGAGTTAAAATCCGGTACTGTATTTAACCGGAAGAAAGCCCAAAGAGACTTACAGCGAGTTTTTGGTTTAGGGATTTTCGATGATGTACGGTTTTCCTTTGAACCCGGTACTGACCCACGCCAGGTGGTGATAGTAGTAGATGTGATTGAGAAAAGTAGTGGCTCGATTGCGGCTGGTGCAGGTCTGAGTTCTGCCAGTGGTTTTTTTGGTACCATAAGCTATCAACAGCAAAATCTAGGGGGTAATAATCAGACCTTAGGGGGAGAATTTCAGCTGGGAACCCGAGAGCTATTGTTCGATTTGAGCTTTACAGACCCTTGGATTGCAGGAGACCCCTTCCGCACCTCTTACACCATAAATGCGTTCCGACGGCGCTCGATTTCCTTGGTCTTTAATGGGGGCAGCGGTGAGAATAATATTAAAGTTCCTAATGATGATGATGATGGAGACCGCCCTCGTATTGTGCGCACTGGTGGTGGAGTGACTTTTCGCCGTCCTTTATCGGAAGATGTATTTAAACGGGCAGAATGGACAGCATCCCTAGGCTTGAAATATCAACATGTTGCTATTGAAGATAGTGATGGGGATGTCAGACCTGAATCTACAGATGGAGAACTGTTGAGCTTTAGTGACAGTGGTGAAGATGACCTAACTACTGTCCAGTTAGGGGCAGTGCGGGATTTACGCAATAGTACCACCCAACCAACTAACGGTTCCCTACTCCGGTTGGGCATGGAACAATCTATTCCTATTGGTAGTGGCAGCATCTTAATGAATCGGTTAAGAGCTAGCTATAGTTTCTATATCCCTGTAGAATTCACCAACTTTACCGAAGGACCTCAGGCTCTTGCCTTTAACATTCAAGGGGGCACTATCTTGGGGGATTTACCTCCCTATGAAGCTTTTATTATTGGTGGTAGTAACTCCGTGCGGGGGTTTGCTGAGGGAGACCTAGCATCAGGACGTAGCTACCTTCAGGCTACTGCAGAATATCGCTTCCCCATTTTCTCAGTCATAGGGGGCGCTCTATTTGTTGACGCTGGCACCGACCTTGGTTCTGCTGGTGCTGTTCCTGGTGAACCTGGTGAGCAGAGAGATTTACCCGGTACTGGTCTCGGTTACGGTCTTGGGGTTAGAGTGCAGTCACCACTTGGTCCGATTCGGGTAGACTTTGGTTTGAATACCGAAGGGGACAGTCGTCTTCACTTTGGTATTGGAGAGAAATTTTAA
- a CDS encoding peptide ABC transporter substrate-binding protein — protein MSNNSLPESEKTPSVPASEPTPTPAEPKREPVRILVIGSSNGITKIIHTQYKLGFAEIREWSPLMPASIPGKQMRALTRYVSTN, from the coding sequence ATGTCCAACAACTCTCTACCAGAGTCTGAAAAAACTCCCTCGGTACCAGCCTCCGAGCCTACTCCCACACCAGCTGAACCCAAGCGAGAACCTGTGCGAATCCTAGTCATTGGTTCAAGTAACGGCATCACCAAAATCATCCATACCCAATACAAACTCGGCTTTGCTGAAATCAGGGAATGGAGTCCCTTAATGCCTGCTTCCATTCCTGGTAAACAGATGCGTGCTCTTACTCGCTACGTTTCTACCAATTAA
- a CDS encoding glycosyltransferase family 4 protein, whose product MHIAWLGKKSPFCGNVTYNREVTNALLDRGYQVSFLHFAQEEEDRTWWGCQEVPLPCLYKSQMYTIPTLTASKVLKRSLQELKPDLVHASLTLSPLDFLLPEICTELNLPLVATFHPPFDGKRRNLQSGTQLLTYQVYAPFLAHYDRVIIFSQLQRDVLIRVGVPDHKLAVIPNGVDVQKYSPGYSQFTSEFTSEFKGQRLFVYQGRIATEKNVEALLRAWKHCNLGESSKLVIAGDGPLLASLKPFYGEEHNIIWLGFVASEQQRIEILRAADVFILPSLLEGLSLSLLEAMACGVACVATDAGADGEVLEDGAGVILNTHGVTSQLKTLLPLLRDHRDWTTLLGHKARARVLERYTLSGNITQLERLYEEVVKIRLVQLSRRA is encoded by the coding sequence ATGCATATCGCCTGGCTCGGAAAAAAATCCCCTTTTTGTGGTAACGTCACCTACAATCGAGAAGTGACCAATGCTCTGCTCGACCGGGGCTACCAGGTCAGTTTCCTCCACTTTGCCCAAGAAGAAGAGGACCGGACTTGGTGGGGTTGTCAGGAGGTACCACTGCCTTGCTTGTACAAGTCTCAGATGTATACCATTCCAACCCTAACCGCCAGTAAGGTTTTGAAGCGATCGCTACAGGAGCTCAAACCTGATCTCGTCCATGCTTCCTTAACTTTATCTCCTTTAGACTTCCTGTTACCGGAAATCTGTACCGAACTCAATTTACCCTTAGTGGCGACCTTCCATCCCCCCTTTGATGGTAAACGACGCAATTTGCAATCGGGAACCCAATTGCTGACCTATCAAGTTTATGCGCCGTTTCTCGCCCACTACGACCGAGTGATTATCTTTTCTCAACTCCAACGGGATGTCCTAATCCGGGTTGGGGTTCCTGATCACAAGCTAGCAGTGATTCCCAATGGGGTGGATGTCCAGAAATATTCTCCAGGATATTCCCAGTTTACCTCTGAGTTTACATCCGAGTTCAAAGGGCAACGCCTGTTTGTTTATCAAGGTCGGATTGCTACGGAAAAAAATGTTGAAGCGCTGCTGCGAGCTTGGAAACACTGTAACCTCGGTGAATCCAGCAAGCTAGTGATTGCTGGTGATGGACCGTTATTAGCTTCATTGAAACCATTTTATGGGGAAGAACACAATATCATTTGGCTAGGATTTGTGGCTTCCGAACAACAACGGATTGAGATTTTGCGAGCAGCGGATGTGTTTATTTTACCTTCTCTATTGGAAGGGCTGTCCTTATCATTACTGGAAGCCATGGCTTGTGGTGTGGCTTGTGTAGCCACAGATGCTGGAGCTGATGGGGAAGTGTTAGAGGATGGTGCTGGAGTAATTCTCAATACCCATGGGGTGACATCCCAACTGAAAACCCTATTGCCCCTATTGCGTGACCACAGAGACTGGACTACTTTGCTTGGTCACAAAGCTAGGGCAAGGGTTCTAGAGCGCTATACCTTAAGTGGGAATATTACTCAGCTCGAAAGGCTTTATGAAGAGGTTGTAAAAATTAGGCTTGTGCAATTGAGTCGTCGTGCTTAG
- a CDS encoding helix-turn-helix transcriptional regulator gives MGKAGKALKQVLESYGISQNRVAVLMGIGRSNIYRWVNEIRDPGAEMVIQLRDALYQINPAAAEDFVKLYLGRPKQDNDSS, from the coding sequence ATGGGAAAAGCAGGCAAAGCCCTTAAACAAGTATTGGAAAGCTACGGCATCAGCCAGAATCGAGTTGCTGTGCTGATGGGAATTGGGCGTTCCAATATTTATCGTTGGGTTAATGAAATCAGAGATCCAGGCGCTGAGATGGTGATTCAACTTCGGGATGCGCTATATCAGATTAATCCAGCAGCAGCAGAAGATTTTGTTAAGCTTTATTTGGGTCGTCCCAAGCAAGACAACGATTCCTCTTAA
- the lpxB gene encoding lipid-A-disaccharide synthase, protein MTLKTIFISTGEVSGDLQGALLIEALKRQGTAAGLELEIVALGGDQMTQAGAKLLGNTTSIGSVGILESLPFVLPTLKVQGRAKQYLRQQPPDLVVLIDYMGPNLSIGSFLKRELPQVPVVYYIAPQEWVWSISKRNTRMIVEMTDRMLAIFPEEARYFVEKGASVTWVGHPLVDRMESSPSREEARATLGIAPEQTAIALLPASRQQEIKYLMPVVFEAAKQLQSQLLDTKQRSQVSQSKGERLRESQATFSLPPSNRQADSPLFWIPLSLEAYRHPIEEAVQRYGLQAKVVAGQTKEILAAADLAITKSGTVNLELALLDVPQVVFYRVNPFTYWLARTFLKFSIPFMSPPNLVVMRSIVPELLQEQATPENIVQESLELLFNQERRQQTLKNYQEMRHLLGEVGVCDRAAKEIFQLIS, encoded by the coding sequence ATGACTCTCAAAACCATCTTTATCAGTACTGGCGAGGTATCTGGTGATTTACAAGGGGCTCTACTGATTGAAGCATTGAAACGTCAGGGAACAGCAGCTGGCTTAGAGTTAGAGATTGTTGCTCTAGGCGGTGATCAAATGACCCAAGCTGGTGCGAAGCTGTTGGGTAATACTACCAGTATTGGTTCTGTAGGAATTCTGGAATCTTTACCCTTTGTGCTGCCTACCCTGAAAGTCCAAGGTCGTGCGAAACAGTATCTCCGGCAGCAGCCCCCTGACCTAGTGGTGCTGATTGACTACATGGGACCAAATTTGAGTATTGGTAGTTTTCTCAAGCGTGAACTACCGCAAGTACCGGTAGTTTATTATATTGCTCCCCAAGAGTGGGTTTGGTCTATCTCTAAGCGCAACACCAGGATGATTGTGGAGATGACTGATCGAATGTTGGCTATTTTCCCAGAAGAAGCCCGTTACTTTGTGGAAAAGGGAGCGTCAGTTACTTGGGTAGGTCATCCCCTGGTAGATCGGATGGAATCTAGCCCAAGCCGAGAAGAAGCTCGTGCTACCTTAGGCATAGCTCCAGAACAAACTGCGATCGCACTTTTACCTGCCTCTAGACAACAAGAAATTAAGTATCTCATGCCTGTAGTTTTTGAAGCAGCCAAGCAGCTACAGTCACAATTGTTGGATACTAAGCAACGGTCGCAGGTTAGCCAGTCAAAGGGTGAACGGTTAAGGGAAAGTCAAGCAACATTCAGCTTGCCACCTTCCAACCGTCAAGCTGATTCACCACTATTTTGGATTCCCCTATCCTTAGAAGCCTATCGCCATCCCATTGAAGAAGCAGTACAGCGCTATGGTTTACAAGCTAAGGTGGTAGCTGGTCAAACTAAGGAAATCTTGGCTGCTGCTGATTTAGCCATTACCAAGTCAGGTACAGTGAATTTGGAACTAGCACTACTAGATGTGCCCCAGGTAGTTTTCTACCGAGTTAATCCCTTTACCTACTGGCTTGCTCGCACCTTCTTGAAGTTTTCCATTCCCTTCATGTCTCCCCCTAACTTGGTAGTAATGCGTTCCATTGTGCCGGAGTTGTTACAAGAGCAAGCCACACCAGAGAATATTGTCCAGGAATCCTTAGAACTCCTTTTTAATCAAGAACGGCGTCAGCAAACCCTGAAAAATTATCAGGAAATGCGCCATTTATTGGGTGAAGTGGGCGTATGCGATCGCGCTGCTAAGGAAATTTTCCAACTAATCAGCTAA
- a CDS encoding MFS transporter: protein MQSSETGKNQKHSPDPKSDFTKSDLVAKPSSSSDELSDQELDSSPDKGFIPVLKNSNFLALWSGQVFSQLADKVYLVLMIALITSRFQDADQTISGWVSAIMIAFTIPAVLFGSLAGVYVDRWSKKDVLVLTNLLRGALVLLVPGLLSLTQGSTSVSNLPLGFYVLLVITFLVSTLTQFFAPAEQAVIPLIVKSQHLLSANSLYTTTMMASLIIGFAVGEPLLALADRLGAQLNFGVYLGKEVLVGGSYAIAGLVLLLLRTGENRAKSNAEQPHVWADISDGLRYVQHHRRVRNAMIQQVILFSVFAALAVLAVRLAENLPGITASQFGFLLAAGGIGMAISAAILGNWFDETSHVNLSLSGSVGMGVALVGLSLFTNNLWLALLMTMVLGGFGALVGIPMQTTIQAETPEDMRGKVFGLQNNAINIALSLPLALAGIAETWLGLQPVFLGLAALVFLGGFLNWYISGKGLNNFNKRHK from the coding sequence ATGCAATCATCGGAGACTGGAAAAAATCAAAAACACTCCCCAGACCCCAAGTCTGATTTCACCAAGTCTGATTTGGTGGCAAAACCCTCATCGAGCAGTGATGAGCTAAGCGATCAGGAACTGGATTCATCACCGGATAAAGGATTTATACCAGTTCTAAAAAATTCCAACTTCTTAGCCCTATGGAGTGGTCAAGTCTTCTCTCAGTTAGCAGACAAGGTTTATCTGGTGTTAATGATTGCCTTGATAACCAGTCGCTTTCAAGATGCTGATCAAACTATCAGTGGCTGGGTATCAGCGATCATGATTGCCTTTACCATCCCAGCAGTTCTATTTGGTTCCTTGGCTGGCGTCTATGTGGATCGGTGGTCAAAAAAAGATGTGCTGGTACTAACCAATCTGTTGCGAGGGGCACTGGTGTTGTTAGTGCCTGGGTTGTTGTCTTTAACTCAAGGCTCGACATCAGTCTCCAATCTGCCACTAGGCTTTTATGTCTTATTAGTGATTACCTTTCTAGTCTCTACCCTGACCCAATTTTTTGCCCCAGCAGAACAAGCGGTAATTCCCTTGATTGTGAAATCGCAGCACCTACTGTCGGCCAACTCCCTATATACTACAACCATGATGGCTTCCTTAATCATTGGTTTTGCTGTGGGTGAACCGTTGTTAGCCTTAGCGGATAGGTTGGGAGCTCAGCTAAATTTCGGGGTTTACTTGGGGAAAGAAGTTTTGGTAGGAGGGTCTTATGCGATCGCAGGATTAGTGTTGTTGTTACTGAGAACTGGTGAAAATCGGGCAAAGTCTAACGCTGAGCAACCTCATGTATGGGCGGACATTTCCGATGGTCTGCGTTACGTACAACACCATCGGCGTGTGCGCAATGCTATGATTCAACAAGTTATTCTGTTTTCCGTTTTTGCTGCTTTAGCGGTTCTGGCGGTAAGACTCGCGGAAAACCTCCCTGGGATCACAGCTTCCCAGTTTGGCTTCTTGTTAGCAGCCGGTGGGATTGGGATGGCGATTAGTGCAGCAATCCTAGGAAACTGGTTTGATGAAACCTCCCATGTAAATTTAAGTCTGTCTGGTTCTGTGGGTATGGGAGTAGCCTTAGTAGGTTTGTCCCTATTCACTAACAATCTCTGGCTGGCGTTACTGATGACAATGGTATTGGGGGGGTTTGGGGCTTTGGTCGGTATCCCGATGCAGACTACCATCCAGGCAGAAACACCAGAAGACATGCGGGGCAAAGTTTTCGGACTACAAAACAATGCTATTAATATCGCCTTGAGTTTACCATTAGCCCTAGCGGGGATCGCAGAAACTTGGTTGGGTTTACAACCTGTATTTCTAGGTTTAGCAGCACTTGTGTTCTTAGGTGGGTTCTTAAACTGGTATATTTCCGGTAAAGGATTAAATAATTTCAATAAACGTCATAAATAG
- the purC gene encoding phosphoribosylaminoimidazolesuccinocarboxamide synthase encodes MSPDQKLYEGKAKILYTTDDPEILLTYFKDDATAFNAQKRGQISGKGEINCAIASHLFKVLEENGIATHFIDRPTPNQMLVKQVKILPLEVVVRNIAAGSLCQQTGILEGQVLPKPLVEFYLKNDQLGDPLLTRDRLLLLELATPEQLKQLIEQALRINQIITDFFYQCGITLVDFKLEFGLTPSEELLLADEISPDTCRLWNQAETDPERRVMDKDRFRKDLGNVEQAYQQVLQKILESKL; translated from the coding sequence ATGTCCCCTGATCAAAAACTCTACGAAGGTAAAGCGAAAATCTTATATACTACCGATGACCCAGAGATTCTACTGACTTACTTTAAAGATGATGCCACTGCCTTTAATGCCCAAAAGCGAGGTCAGATTTCTGGGAAGGGTGAGATTAATTGTGCGATCGCATCTCATTTGTTCAAAGTCCTAGAAGAGAATGGCATAGCTACGCACTTCATTGACCGTCCTACTCCCAACCAAATGTTGGTCAAACAGGTAAAAATTTTGCCCTTGGAGGTGGTAGTCAGGAACATTGCTGCTGGTAGTCTGTGTCAACAAACTGGAATACTAGAGGGTCAGGTACTCCCGAAGCCCCTAGTGGAATTTTATTTGAAGAATGACCAATTAGGAGATCCCTTGTTAACACGCGATCGCTTACTACTGCTGGAACTAGCAACGCCTGAGCAGTTGAAGCAACTGATTGAGCAAGCGTTGCGAATTAACCAAATTATCACTGACTTCTTCTATCAGTGTGGCATTACTCTAGTAGACTTCAAGTTGGAGTTTGGTCTAACCCCGTCTGAAGAACTACTATTAGCCGATGAAATCAGTCCTGATACCTGCCGCCTTTGGAACCAAGCCGAAACTGATCCGGAGCGTCGAGTGATGGACAAAGACCGATTTCGCAAGGACTTGGGCAATGTAGAACAAGCCTATCAGCAAGTGCTACAAAAAATTCTTGAGAGCAAACTCTAA